In Kytococcus sedentarius DSM 20547, the sequence CACCTCGGTGGTGGCGGTGAGCTCGTCGCCGGCGACGACGGGACGCTCGTGCGTGAACGCCTGCGCCCCGTGCACGACGTTCTGCAGCCGGATGCCCAGGTCGGGGTCGGCCAGCATCAGGAAGTCCGCGGCCTGCGTCACCTTCACGACGAAGGTCGGCGGCGCCACGAGGTCGCCGTAGCCCGCCGCCACGGCGGACTCCACGTGGTGGTGCAGCGGGTGCGTGGCACCCACCGCGCGGGCGAAGTCCCGGATGGCGGGACGCGCCACCTGGTAGGGGTCCGACAACGTCCAACGGCGGCCGCTGACCCGTTCGGCGAGGGTG encodes:
- a CDS encoding FAS1-like dehydratase domain-containing protein, which encodes MTPQDTPAASPGTLAERVSGRRWTLSDPYQVARPAIRDFARAVGATHPLHHHVESAVAAGYGDLVAPPTFVVKVTQAADFLMLADPDLGIRLQNVVHGAQAFTHERPVVAGDELTATTEVTSAKMVGTTCMLSLSTQVRDAADELVATGTSTLVIATTPEPAPEGAGSAPDAAPAAGKDA